In one window of Photorhabdus laumondii subsp. laumondii DNA:
- a CDS encoding DUF2474 domain-containing protein, producing the protein MNKATTNQNTPRPSVWKRIGWMAMIWLCSVMALFAVSTLFRLLMTAAGMKLK; encoded by the coding sequence ATGAACAAGGCTACCACTAATCAAAACACCCCACGCCCTTCTGTATGGAAACGGATAGGCTGGATGGCAATGATCTGGTTATGCAGTGTGATGGCTCTTTTTGCTGTTTCCACACTATTTCGCCTTCTGATGACAGCAGCAGGTATGAAATTGAAGTAA